The following DNA comes from Metopolophium dirhodum isolate CAU chromosome 8, ASM1992520v1, whole genome shotgun sequence.
TATCAGCAATATCCATCTAATTACTatcaaatgtacaataattataaccaaCCACCTGCTTACAACGTTCCTCCACCGACGCAAACAGCCACGACATTTATAAGTCCAAATGTACCAGCCGTCCAACAGCCACAAGTATCAACTGCCGGACAAAATGTTACAAGCTTGTGGATGGGAAGCGTatgtgaaataatttataatttgtattcgtTAACAATGAAGTATTATTATTCTAGCTAGAACCTTATATGACAGAGAGCTTCATCACAGGTGCATTTCAAAAGATGGGAGAATATCCTAAGAATGTCAAGTTGATGCGTAATAAAAATACTGGCGAAACCGCTGGTTATGCATTTGTTGACTTCTATGATCCAGTATCTATTATGCATAAACTCAATGGAAAATATATACCTGGTACTAATCCAGTAagtcattttagtttttaattttcctattcATATTCACACTGGGTCACTAAACCAAATAggacagttattttattatctattgactaccagtaaatttaaaaattttatttgttaaaatcaaaAGAAACATGGAGCACGGGCTTACATGTAAttcattaatgtataatataatatttattcatctaTACAGATGAcagtatatgaaataaaatgtataaatataatacacaatcatcatattatatattactaatgtCATAATATCCATTTTAGAggccactaaaaaaaaaaatttttcacaGTATAGGTAGCAAGCCGCAGCTTCTAGGATAATGATTCTCCTGTTttgttatgataaataatattttaattctgccgacaaaataataatttgttacaatCACTGCTACTGCTAGTTTGTCTATCCAACCAATAATAACGTAATCATTTTGCATAATAAATGTTTGCTGTACGCATAATGCTGTTCacattaagtattttaattataatactaaatactaaatatgacTTTAACACAAGCTTACTATCAATGAgcaaagtaatatatttaaaaataacattcatTGATATgattacacaataaaaaattcaaacaagttattttattaaaaaaattattgccaGTATAGTTTActaagtttataattatttattattatgtttgttatattgttctcttactataaattatacattacatttttgtataatgtttataagatgaattaaaaataagttattgttattattaaaattttaaataataaacataactttttattaaacaattcatAGAaacctttattattttttttaataaagcttgggtatatgtttaagaatttattacttaaataattttgtataattatttgcaGCCTGTAAGATTTAAACTCAATCACGCTGGAAATCCTGGAAAAATTACTACGAGTGATAAAGATTTTTCTGTATGGTTGGGTGAACTTAGCTCAGATGTAGATGACTATCAGCTATATAAAACATTTGCATGCCGCTATCAATCTATACGTACAGCTAAAGGTACtacttaacaatttaatataatatgttcattgtcattaaaaataataccaggTTTACTATAATAGTGgattaatatatagttataacttttcAGTGGTCTTAGATAGTGCCGGTTACAGTAAAGGATATGGATTTATTCGTTTTAGCAGTGAAGAAGAACAAAAACACTGTCTTAACAATATGAATGGTTTTCCGGGTCTTGGTTCCAAACCTATAAAGGTTAGCAGTGTCATACCAAAATCAGAACGCCATATTGTTGTGTAAgatgatttaattgttttgttattttttaattaattcacaaaacattttaaaaacatataacagtattattattgaatactaatattacaaataattgtctcaatttattattattaaatgtgaaCCCATAAAATTGCAAAATTAATctattgactatttttttttctttttaatagaatagttacaatatttttaatgaatatattatacatgtaataacttaatttttaatatgattttttaattatgaaaagGAAGCTAtgctttataatttaacttttacagAAGTTCTTAAAATTTATCAATAAGGACCAAAATGCCCAAAATCAATTGTTTTTGTATTCCAGAATATTGTTAAATAGTTTTACctagatgttttttttattcaaaacttgtttaattcattataatattataaataaatcatacataaaattaggACTATTAAAACATATGTAAACTTTTTGACAAAGCCAGTTCATTTATAGTCTAATTTGATATTACTTCTTATTACTTTGATTTAGATTTGATTACACTCCTTTAATTTGGCATAAAGATATTTctcaaaatcaaaatgtaactatagctcaaaataaatttttaaatattcatcttCATATGTCGTATTAAAAAAACTCCTGATAATGAATGTGATAATACTTAAAGCTTCTAAAATAATCacgttaaaaaatttaatattttaaattttaaaagtacttttattgatttttgttatgtataaaacttcaaaaattaatagtaaataaatttacGGTATCCACTGATTACAGTTATTTTGTTACTGACAgaatatactatcataataaattataatagtatacctatactagctaatattttgtttattttaattaaaataacatatttatagttttatttatagtcTATGTAATTTGACTAAGGGcctgttttacaatcatagtttaaacctcggttacgcctaatccactgattttaccggccgAATTCGGTGGTTTAATCTTAGTTTAATGATTGTAATATGGCCCCTAAGTCATTTTCTTATCTTATCTGAGACCTATCGGTACAAGTAGTAATTTGTTGTTGAGTAGGTTTTAGTGAATCATACATTAGTCGTGATTGTTTCTTCATGTTTTTCGTGATCTGAGTGCGCTCGACATTcattcgattttatttatttatatttaaaatgccgAAAATCAGGGCATCTATGTCTAGTAGGCTAAACAAATTTGTTGCCGAATATAAAGGTATTTTTTCTACAGATGGCTTAGTTTTGTtctgtttaaaatgtaatggcAAAAAACGTTTCACAGTCATCCAACATTTATCAACTGGAAAATAGTAGTTATATGTtaacgtaatataaaaaataatgaaaataaaagactttttttaattgatttttttgcataatttttattttatagggtatatttctatataataagagcataaatgcatattttatagtgcATATTTCTGAGGTTTTTAAAGCATATAAATCTGGGCCCTAATGATAATATCTTTGAagttttgacatattttattattattttactttaaaaataaaaataaatttaaatggatatttattattaaattataaattgttttgagacaatatttggACAAATCTTTATGTCGTATcttcaaacatttttgtaatgagtgattttactctaagattactcgaaaacaaaaaaaaattattttatgcgaATGAGTCTTGTCAATGTTGTACGTGttgtcagagagagaaaacaaacgataataatagtatctTTATAACTAAATCTTTATCTATATCGGAGGTAGCTAAAAAATTAGATTCAAAAGGTGTTATTGTAACtgttaatattatgcaaatattaaatgttttgggATAGAAAAAAAGATTATCTTTAGCTGaaatggttattacttatttatataattttgattgttaaaATCTTAATATCTTGTTGGTAATCTTAATACTGGGTCATGGAATATCATGGAATTAATATGTTGATATTCCTTTgttcatttttatgtttattattaaagaatacctaattataatctatactgtatattatacaataaacaattttgattaCATGCAAATATGTCCTTAAAATAATCCTTAGCTCATACAAATTATTTGCCTACTGGTACTaaagtatttatgttttaattatattactttatttacttatttaactgaaaactattataactaaaataatattcaataataaaaaatgctaTGTTGtgctacaaatattttattttattaatttccttattttataaaatataatattaattaattaaaatacatatattatcgtataaaataatttagtattttatgtcTAAGGTTAGagtagattatttaaaaatatatatgtattaggtataattttattataattaaaattataatataaaatattattggtttagtattaaatattgttatagactaggtaattatattttagtaaataattattgatctaTTATTTTAGTGCTTCAAATGACTCTCAAGGGTATAAGGCTAGTCAAGATTATGGACAGTATTTTGAAACCAACTATTGGCATCGATACTCATTATGGAACCAACCCGAAATTCAGAATAATGTACTTAAGCCAGAACCAGCTATTGAAACTCCCGTTATTAAAACAAATGGAAAtttaaatctagttggtatgttattaaatttcatcaaaatataactaaatacattttagacttaaaaataagttttttaaaaacataaagatcatttttgtatatttttttataaattaaaaatgttgcaGATTACAAAAAATCAATTGACGTAGATGCATTAAACAAAGACCTTGTCACACAAGATTACAATTTATGGGATGCACTTGAAAGTTCTAAATGGTTACCAATTGACACTATAGAAGTTATTTAAATGAGAATAACATTTAACCAAGTTCTTTTACAAATCTCTTATTTCttgtatgtaattatgtaatataatgatatttttttataactaaaataatatattttttagaagtataacttaatataacagaaaataatgttgataaatataaatattgttcaattCATTATAAGTTAAGTTTGATAAGCAACTAATTGTATTATCTGagtatcaattaatttttttatgtatgtatgttgTTCTACCTCTAATAAGGAAATATGTGATAAACTATTGATTCATGTATAGATTAattaaccaaaaatattatttattccatTTGTATACCATTTCACATTTGTTTAGTGCTTACCCACTAATTAGTTTTGATAAATCTATAATCCCTCATGTTGTAGCTAACCattgttttatactttaatgATTAAAGGTGATTTTAGTTTCAgttttagttatataattatatttttatatatctaggttaaaatattaaacaacaatacaacatgtcctgtattattttaacttatattctttaattaaagCTTATACtagttaaaacatattttaaccattttttttttttttatcaaattgtatAGTTATTGAATATAACTAAtagcattaattataaatactaatagtaaata
Coding sequences within:
- the LOC132950348 gene encoding tRNA selenocysteine 1-associated protein 1-like, with protein sequence MYPNQYTPQYSQYNQQYQQYPSNYYQMYNNYNQPPAYNVPPPTQTATTFISPNVPAVQQPQVSTAGQNVTSLWMGSLEPYMTESFITGAFQKMGEYPKNVKLMRNKNTGETAGYAFVDFYDPVSIMHKLNGKYIPGTNPPVRFKLNHAGNPGKITTSDKDFSVWLGELSSDVDDYQLYKTFACRYQSIRTAKVVLDSAGYSKGYGFIRFSSEEEQKHCLNNMNGFPGLGSKPIKVSSVIPKSERHIVVASNDSQGYKASQDYGQYFETNYWHRYSLWNQPEIQNNVLKPEPAIETPVIKTNGNLNLVDYKKSIDVDALNKDLVTQDYNLWDALESSKWLPIDTIEVI